One Thioclava sp. ES.031 genomic window, GAATGTGGGCATCGTGACGGCCTATAACGACATGCTCTCGGCGCACCAGCCTTTCGAGACCTTCCCGCAGACGATCAAGGCGGCGCTGCGCGAAGTCGGCGCCACCGCACAGGTCGCGGGCGGCGTGCCCGCGATGTGCGACGGGGTCACGCAGGGCCAGCCGGGGATGGACCTGTCGCTCTTCTCGCGCGACGTGATCGCGATGGCGGCGGCGGTCTCGCTGAGCCACAACACCTTCGACGCGGCGCTCTACATGGGCGTTTGCGACAAGATCGTGCCCGGCCTGATCATGGCGGCGGCGACCTTCGGCCATATCCCGGCGATCTTCATTCCCGCCGGGCCGATGACCTCGGGCCTGCCCAATGACGAGAAAGCCAAGGTCCGCCAGCAATTCGCCGCGGGCGAAGTGGGCCGCGACGCGCTGATGGAGGCCGAGATGGCCTCCTATCACGGCCCCGGCACCTGCACGTTCTACGGCACGGCGAACACCAACCAGATGCTGATGGAGTTCATGGGGCTGCACCTTCCGGGCGCGTCCTTCGTGAACCCGAACACGCCGCTGCGCGAGGCGCTGACGGTCGCAGGCGCGAAACGCGCCGCCGAGATCACTGCGCTTGGCAACGACTACCGCCCGGCCTCGGAAGTGCTCGACGAGAAAGCTTTCGTGAACGGCCTCGTGGGGCTGATGGCCACGGGCGGCTCGACCAACCACATTCTGCACCTGCCCGCGATGGCGCGGGCTGCTGGGATCGTGCTCGATCTCGAAGATTTCGACGAGATTTCTTCGGTCGTGCCGCTGATGGCGAAGGTCTATCCGAACGGGCTCGCCGACGTGAACCACTTCCACGCGGCGGGCGGGCTGCAATTCATGATCCGTCATCTGCTTAGTGCGGGCCTGCTGCACGAGGATGCGAAGACCGTCGCGGGCGACGGCCTCACCCGCTACACGCAGGAGCCGAAGATCACCGAGAACGGGCTGATCTGGGAAGAGGCCGATCCCGAGAGCCAGAACGAGAAAATCCTGCGCAAACCCGCCGATCCGTTCCAGAAAACGGGCGGCCTCAAGCAGCTCGAGGGCAATCTCGGGCGCGGCGTGATCAAGGTCTCCGCCGTCAAGCCCGAGCGCCACATCATCGAAGCGCCGGTGCGCGTCTTCAAGGAACAGCACGAGGTGAAGGACGCGTTCAAGGCGGGCGAGTTCACCTCCGACACGATCGTCGTCGTGCGCTTCCAGGGGCCGAAAGCGAACGGGATGCCGGAGCTGCACTCGCTGACCCCGACCCTCGCAGTGCTGCAGGATCGCGGGCTGAAAGTGGCGCTGGTCACCGATGGCCGGATGTCGGGCGCCTCGGGCAAGGTTCCGGCGGCGATCCATGTCTCGCCCGAGGCCGCCGATGGCGGATCGCTTGCGAAGCTGCAAGACGGCGATATGGTGCGGCTCGACGCGACGACGGGCGAGCTGACCTGCCTGACCGAAGGTTTCGAGAGCCGCACGCCAGTCGTGCCC contains:
- the edd gene encoding phosphogluconate dehydratase, with the protein product MTLDATIARVTDRIRARSEGPRGDYLARMQAAADAGPARAHLSCGNQAHAYAAMGEDKDALAAERAPNVGIVTAYNDMLSAHQPFETFPQTIKAALREVGATAQVAGGVPAMCDGVTQGQPGMDLSLFSRDVIAMAAAVSLSHNTFDAALYMGVCDKIVPGLIMAAATFGHIPAIFIPAGPMTSGLPNDEKAKVRQQFAAGEVGRDALMEAEMASYHGPGTCTFYGTANTNQMLMEFMGLHLPGASFVNPNTPLREALTVAGAKRAAEITALGNDYRPASEVLDEKAFVNGLVGLMATGGSTNHILHLPAMARAAGIVLDLEDFDEISSVVPLMAKVYPNGLADVNHFHAAGGLQFMIRHLLSAGLLHEDAKTVAGDGLTRYTQEPKITENGLIWEEADPESQNEKILRKPADPFQKTGGLKQLEGNLGRGVIKVSAVKPERHIIEAPVRVFKEQHEVKDAFKAGEFTSDTIVVVRFQGPKANGMPELHSLTPTLAVLQDRGLKVALVTDGRMSGASGKVPAAIHVSPEAADGGSLAKLQDGDMVRLDATTGELTCLTEGFESRTPVVPDLSGNQYGLGRELFGAFRTHVGPSTKGASVVL